One region of Quercus lobata isolate SW786 chromosome 2, ValleyOak3.0 Primary Assembly, whole genome shotgun sequence genomic DNA includes:
- the LOC115978285 gene encoding PLAT domain-containing protein 3-like: MANGGCSILLIALFLFATTGDSTKEECVYTLFVKTGSVIKGGTDSKISLTLGDPSGRSVSVPNLESWGLMGPKHNYFERGNVDIFSGRGPCIGASACRLNLTSDGSGSHSGWFCDYVEVTSSGPHKACSQSIFYVDRWLASDAPPYKLSVVLDGCDTWNNAAENDSNQRRNSGRFAVGNPKTFAYSASE; encoded by the exons atggCGAACGGTGGTTGCTCCATCCTCCTCATTGCTCTCTTCCTCTTTGCGACCACAGGAGACTCCACT AAGGAGGAATGTGTGTACACCCTGTTCGTGAAGACAGGGTCAGTGATCAAAGGTGGTACAGACTCCAAGATCAGCCTCACCCTTGGCGACCCTTCAGGCAGGTCTGTGTCGGTTCCAAATCTAGAATCATGGGGGCTAATGGGTCCTAAACACAACTACTTCGAGCGTGGCAATGTGGATATATTCAGTGGCCGAGGACCTTGCATTGGTGCATCGGCCTGCAGACTAAACCTGACCTCGGATGGTTCTGGCTCGCACTCCGGTTGGTTCTGTGACTACGTTGAAGTCACATCCTCAGGGCCTCACAAAGCATGTTCACAGAGCATCTTCTACGTTGATCGTTGGCTTGCCAGTGATGCTCCTCCGTATAAGCTTAGCGTTGTTCTTGATGGGTGTGACACGTGGAACAATGCTGCAGAAAATGACTCAAATCAGCGCAGAAATAGTGGGCGCTTTGCCGTTGGGAATCCCAAAACATTTGCTTATTCCGCTTCAGAATAG